The genomic segment CGGCCGGCGTTGTGCTTGACGTTTATCACGTTTGGTGGGACCCTGATCTTGATCACGAAATTGAGCGCTGCGTGGCTGCTGACAACCTTTTTGCTTTTCATGTATGCGATTGGCGCGTTCCAACCCGCGATGCCTTGAACGACCGCGCATTGATGGGCGCCGGCTGTATTGACATCAAACGCATCCGACGTAAACTCGACACCCTTGGGTACACCGGGTTTATTGAAGTAGAGATCTTTTCGACAGCTTACTGGGAATTGGACCAGGCTGTGTATCTTTCACAAATTGTTGCTGCCTACGAGCAGCACGTATAACCTCGCCAGTCAAGAGAGCACATGAGCAATGTAAAAATCCACCGGGTCGGTGTCATCATGAACGGTGTTACCGGCCGCATGGGCACCAACCAACACCTTATGCGGTCGATTCACGCCATCAGGCAGAACGGCGGCATTCCGCTGAATGCACAGGAAGTCATCATGCCTGATCCCGTGCTGGTAGGACGCAACCCTGTAAAGCTCGAAAAACGTGCTGCGATGGCCGGCCTGAATAAATGGACGACCAATTTAGATGAAGTACTGAGCGACCCGGACTACACGGTATACTTTGATGCACAATCCACAGACAGACGAGTCATTGATGTTACGCGTGCAATTGATGCAGGCAAACACGTCTATTGCGAGAAGCCGGTTGCGCTCACAACCGCGGACGCGCTACAACTGTACAAACACGCTGAGAAAGCCGGCGTCAAACACGGCGTCGTCCAAGACAAACTCTGGCTCCCTGGTTTGTTGAAACTAAAAATGCTGCGCGATAGTGGCTTCTTTGGCGACATCCTCTCGGTGCGTGGCGAATTTGGATACTGGGTATTTGAAGGAGATATAATCCCCGCCCAGCGCCCTTCCTGGAATTACAGAGCGGAAGATGGCGGCGGTATTATTTTCGATATGCTGTGCCACTGGCGTTATGTGCTGGACAATTTATTCGGGGCTGTAACTTCAGTTTCTTGCCTCGCAAAAACACACATCGCCAGGCGCTGGGATGAGCAGAATCAACCGTACACATGCACAGCTGATGATGCAGCGTATGCAACACTCGAACTGGCCGGCAACGTGACCGCGCACTTTAATTCATCGTGGTGTGTTCGTCCGCGGCGAGATGACCTCTTGAGCATCCAGGTAGACGGCACAAAAGGATCTGCCGTGGCCGGCTTACAGTCGTGCTGGACACAGGCATACGGGGCGACACCGATGCACGTATGGAATCCGGATGAACCAAACATGCACGACTTTTACGCTGGCTGGTCTGAGGTCCCTGCACATGGTGCCTATCAGAACGCGTTCAGGGCGCAGTGGGAGCTCTTCCTGAAGTATGTTGTAGCCGATGCGCCTTACCGTTTTGACTTGCTCGAAGGCGCGAAGGGCGTCCAGCTAGCAGAAATTTCGCTGGCCTCGTCGGACAAGCGCAGTTGGTTGGATGTACCACCGCTGACATAACCCAAACCAGCTTAACAGGCTTTAGCATGGACAAAACAGCGCTCGTAACGGGTGGCACACGCGGCATTGGCCTTGGCATCGCTGAAGCCCTGGCTTCAGCATCCTTTAACCTCATTTTGTGTGGCCGGCGACCAGCGAAAGCTGTTGCACCTACGCTCGCACAACTCGCGCTGCATGATGTATCCGTCGACTATATCCAGGCAGACCTCGGCAGCCCAGAGGCACGCCAGCGTTTGATGTCAACGATGCGCGAGAGATATCCGAAACTCGATGTGCTGGTCAACAACGCCGGCATGGCTCCGCGCGAACGCAACAACATCCTCGAAGCAACGGAAGCCAGCTTTGAAGAAATCATCCGCGTAAATCTGCAGGGCCCTTATTTTCTCACCCAGCAGTGCGCCCGATGGATGATAGAAACGAGGAAAGACACAACTTCCTACCGGCCGTCAATCATCTTCGTTACCTCAATCTCATCAACGGTTGCGTCGATCAGCCGGGGCGAGTATTGTATCTCCAAAGCTGGCTTGAGCATGGCAAACCTTCTATGGGCCACTGCGCTTGCTGAACACGGAATTGACGTCTTTGAAATTCGCCCCGGCCTGATCACAACAGACATGACAGCCGGCGTAAAAGCCAAGTATGACGAGATGATTGGCAACGGCTTACTACTGGAAAGCCGCTGGGGTACGCCAGCAGACATTGGCAAAGCTGTCCGAATGCTTGTGCAAGGCGACTTGCCTTATGCATCCGGGCAGGTATTAACCCTTGATGGTGGACTTACCATGGGCCGGCTTTGATAGGCGCTATTGCGTAGCCAGACGTTTGATTGCGCCTATTACCATTGCATATTGACCATGCCTAAAAAACTTGCAGAATTATCAGCCCGCCTTGATGCCAGGCTTTTCACAGCCTGGAATGTCCTGCTTGTCATCGTTGCTTCCTTCTCCTCTTTTGCAATCCCTTTCTCACTCGCCACAGAAGAGTCAGCTTCGCTATTTCGACGCAGAGAAATAGTGCTGACAACCATCTACCTGATCGACATTTTGATCAGTATGTATCGGCTAAAGAAGCGCGTCTCCGTGGTTCATG from the Bacteroidota bacterium genome contains:
- a CDS encoding 3-ketoacyl-ACP reductase, which produces MDKTALVTGGTRGIGLGIAEALASASFNLILCGRRPAKAVAPTLAQLALHDVSVDYIQADLGSPEARQRLMSTMRERYPKLDVLVNNAGMAPRERNNILEATEASFEEIIRVNLQGPYFLTQQCARWMIETRKDTTSYRPSIIFVTSISSTVASISRGEYCISKAGLSMANLLWATALAEHGIDVFEIRPGLITTDMTAGVKAKYDEMIGNGLLLESRWGTPADIGKAVRMLVQGDLPYASGQVLTLDGGLTMGRL
- a CDS encoding Gfo/Idh/MocA family oxidoreductase, which produces MSNVKIHRVGVIMNGVTGRMGTNQHLMRSIHAIRQNGGIPLNAQEVIMPDPVLVGRNPVKLEKRAAMAGLNKWTTNLDEVLSDPDYTVYFDAQSTDRRVIDVTRAIDAGKHVYCEKPVALTTADALQLYKHAEKAGVKHGVVQDKLWLPGLLKLKMLRDSGFFGDILSVRGEFGYWVFEGDIIPAQRPSWNYRAEDGGGIIFDMLCHWRYVLDNLFGAVTSVSCLAKTHIARRWDEQNQPYTCTADDAAYATLELAGNVTAHFNSSWCVRPRRDDLLSIQVDGTKGSAVAGLQSCWTQAYGATPMHVWNPDEPNMHDFYAGWSEVPAHGAYQNAFRAQWELFLKYVVADAPYRFDLLEGAKGVQLAEISLASSDKRSWLDVPPLT